In Natronomonas halophila, one DNA window encodes the following:
- a CDS encoding radical SAM protein produces the protein MKDPADLDVTLVDGYVDEPAHFGVPPYISTYPRFAAGAAVDAGVSPDNITYHTIDELREDRSKKRDVAAADLFIYVGGMTVPGKYVGGTPAEPDEVKELAWMAEGTSVMGGPVRFGVGEANEGATETERQNLDYDFLAMADIEAAVYDLVHGGLEGFEDRYRDNEELDRWASKGAFIIEQHPDHPEYLICEMETSRGCPYRCSFCTEPMYGDPDFRAPRSVVEEVDRLSDHGARHFRLGRQADILAYGGDGEAPNPDALRELYGGIREAVPDLGTLHLDNMNPVTITDYPEKSREGIRIIAENNTPGDTAAFGLESADPLVQEENNLLVTAEECLEAVRIVNEEGGWRPGEEPGSGPSVDPNADRLPKLLPGINLVHGLKGERSETFEHNKQFLQDVYDEGLMVRRINIRQVMAFEGTEMAETGADIAKDHKQQFKTYKQEVREEIDNPMLQRVAPPGTVLPNVYLEYHQDGKTFGRQLGTYALLVGIPGEHELGQAIDVAVTDHGFRSVSGVPYPLDINSASMDELRMLPEIGKQRAGNIVVNRPYESPKDATDEIDLTRFCETGRTERAD, from the coding sequence ATGAAGGACCCGGCGGACCTGGACGTAACCCTCGTCGACGGCTACGTCGACGAGCCGGCGCATTTCGGCGTGCCACCCTATATCTCGACGTATCCGCGCTTCGCCGCCGGTGCTGCCGTCGACGCAGGCGTTTCGCCCGACAACATCACGTATCACACCATCGACGAACTCCGTGAGGACCGCTCGAAGAAGCGGGACGTCGCGGCGGCCGACCTCTTCATTTACGTCGGCGGGATGACCGTCCCCGGCAAGTACGTCGGCGGCACGCCCGCCGAACCCGACGAGGTGAAGGAACTCGCCTGGATGGCCGAGGGCACGAGCGTCATGGGCGGGCCAGTCCGCTTCGGCGTCGGCGAGGCCAACGAGGGCGCCACCGAGACTGAACGGCAGAACCTCGATTACGACTTCCTCGCGATGGCCGACATCGAGGCCGCGGTCTACGACCTCGTCCACGGCGGCTTGGAGGGCTTCGAGGACCGCTACCGCGACAACGAGGAACTCGATAGATGGGCCTCGAAGGGCGCCTTTATCATCGAGCAGCATCCGGACCACCCCGAATACCTCATCTGCGAGATGGAGACCTCGCGTGGCTGTCCGTACCGCTGTTCGTTCTGTACGGAACCGATGTACGGCGACCCGGACTTCCGGGCGCCCCGCTCGGTCGTCGAGGAAGTCGACCGCCTCTCGGACCACGGCGCCCGCCACTTCCGACTCGGCCGGCAGGCGGACATCCTCGCCTACGGCGGCGACGGCGAAGCGCCGAACCCCGACGCCCTCCGTGAACTCTACGGGGGGATTCGCGAGGCCGTCCCCGACCTCGGGACGCTGCATCTCGACAACATGAACCCCGTGACGATTACGGACTATCCCGAGAAATCGAGGGAGGGAATCCGCATCATCGCCGAGAACAACACGCCCGGCGACACCGCGGCGTTCGGCCTCGAATCCGCCGACCCGCTCGTTCAGGAGGAGAACAACCTCCTTGTCACCGCCGAGGAGTGTCTCGAAGCGGTCCGCATCGTCAACGAGGAAGGTGGCTGGCGTCCCGGCGAGGAACCGGGAAGCGGCCCCTCCGTCGACCCGAACGCCGACCGCCTGCCGAAACTCCTGCCGGGCATCAACCTCGTCCACGGCCTGAAGGGCGAGCGCTCGGAGACCTTCGAGCACAACAAGCAGTTCCTGCAGGATGTCTACGACGAGGGCCTGATGGTCCGCCGTATCAACATCCGGCAGGTGATGGCTTTCGAGGGCACCGAGATGGCCGAGACGGGCGCCGACATCGCCAAGGACCACAAACAGCAGTTCAAGACGTACAAGCAGGAGGTCCGCGAGGAGATCGACAACCCGATGCTCCAGCGCGTCGCCCCGCCGGGGACCGTCCTGCCGAACGTCTACCTCGAATACCATCAGGACGGCAAGACCTTCGGCCGGCAGTTGGGCACCTACGCGCTTCTCGTGGGTATCCCGGGCGAGCACGAACTCGGACAGGCCATCGACGTGGCCGTCACCGACCACGGTTTCCGCTCGGTTTCGGGCGTGCCCTATCCGCTTGATATCAACAGCGCCTCGATGGATGAACTCCGGATGCTCCCCGAAATCGGCAAACAGCGCGCCGGCAACATCGTCGTCAACCGCCCTTACGAGTCACCCAAGGACGCTACCGACGAAATCGACCTGACGCGATTCTGCGAGACGGGCCGCACGGAGCGCGCGGACTGA
- a CDS encoding DUF7310 family coiled-coil domain-containing protein: protein MSPPDADRESLERRLDAVERALSADEPVDRTDELAELEGRIAELEAAVEALRGYVGSVRSVNEDVERRADRALRKAEALERTVAAGQREREEPTQAAGPTDDGAQIPLLERLRP from the coding sequence ATGTCGCCGCCCGACGCCGACCGCGAGTCGCTCGAACGTCGTCTCGATGCCGTCGAACGGGCGCTTTCTGCGGACGAACCAGTCGACCGAACCGACGAACTCGCCGAACTCGAAGGCCGGATTGCGGAACTGGAAGCCGCCGTCGAGGCGCTTCGGGGCTACGTCGGGTCGGTGCGCTCGGTCAACGAGGACGTCGAACGGCGGGCCGACCGCGCGCTCCGGAAGGCCGAGGCACTGGAGCGAACGGTCGCGGCGGGCCAGCGGGAGCGGGAGGAGCCGACGCAAGCCGCCGGACCGACCGATGATGGGGCCCAAATCCCTCTCCTCGAACGCCTGCGGCCGTGA
- the truD gene encoding tRNA pseudouridine(13) synthase TruD: MRESHPVEQAVGIEYYVSEADGTGGRLRARPEDFRVRERESFDVDVHPVDADSGSYPHLVFRAKLSGWDTNDFASALSNKLEISRERVSWAGTKDKHAITTQLFSVKLPDRTELPELGNADVEILGRAGRPVLFGDLAGNEFELVVRDADHPENAETVADELREFAADFDGSADEVAVPNYFGQQRFGSKRPITHRVGLDIVRGDWKSAAVRYVCESSEREPESTREVREEIGETRDWQAALDTLPGRLRFERAIAARLAEGAETDEDYREALERLPTNLQRMFVNAAQSYAFNRILSERLERGLPFGRPVPGDVVCFTDDAGLPDPDRAQTVDEGRVDTVGRHCERGRAFVTAPLVGTDTEFGAGEPAEIAHEVLDELGIEPADFSLPGEFDSTGTRRAIRVTTDLDIDRDPLTLSFSLPKGSYATVVAREFLKADPDDLS, encoded by the coding sequence ATGCGCGAGTCCCATCCCGTCGAGCAGGCCGTCGGCATCGAGTATTACGTCAGCGAGGCCGATGGCACCGGCGGCCGCCTGCGCGCCCGCCCGGAGGATTTCCGGGTCCGCGAGCGAGAGTCCTTCGACGTCGACGTCCACCCCGTCGACGCCGACAGCGGGTCGTACCCGCATCTCGTCTTCCGGGCGAAGCTCTCGGGATGGGACACCAACGATTTCGCCTCGGCGCTGTCGAACAAACTCGAAATCAGCCGCGAGCGCGTCTCGTGGGCCGGAACGAAGGACAAGCACGCGATTACGACACAGCTGTTCTCGGTGAAACTGCCCGACCGTACGGAACTGCCGGAGCTTGGTAACGCCGACGTCGAGATTCTGGGGCGGGCGGGCCGACCCGTCCTCTTCGGCGACCTCGCGGGCAACGAGTTCGAACTCGTCGTTCGCGATGCCGACCACCCCGAAAACGCCGAGACCGTCGCAGACGAACTCCGCGAGTTCGCCGCCGATTTCGACGGAAGCGCCGACGAGGTGGCCGTTCCGAACTACTTCGGCCAGCAGCGTTTCGGGTCGAAACGACCCATCACCCACCGCGTCGGCCTCGATATCGTCCGCGGCGACTGGAAGTCGGCGGCCGTCCGGTACGTCTGTGAGTCCAGCGAGCGCGAACCCGAATCGACGCGCGAGGTCCGGGAAGAAATCGGCGAAACGCGGGACTGGCAGGCCGCCCTCGATACACTGCCGGGGCGCTTGCGCTTCGAGCGCGCCATCGCCGCCCGCCTCGCGGAGGGCGCCGAAACCGACGAGGACTACCGCGAGGCGCTGGAGCGCCTGCCGACGAACCTCCAGCGGATGTTCGTCAACGCCGCCCAGTCGTATGCCTTCAACCGCATCCTCTCGGAGCGATTGGAACGGGGCCTGCCCTTCGGCCGTCCCGTCCCCGGCGACGTGGTCTGTTTTACCGACGACGCCGGCCTGCCGGACCCCGACCGCGCCCAGACCGTCGACGAGGGCCGGGTCGATACGGTCGGCCGCCATTGCGAGCGCGGCCGCGCGTTCGTCACCGCGCCGCTTGTCGGCACCGACACCGAGTTCGGGGCCGGCGAACCCGCCGAAATCGCCCACGAAGTGCTCGACGAGTTGGGCATCGAACCCGCCGACTTCTCGCTACCCGGCGAGTTCGATTCGACGGGTACCCGACGCGCGATTCGCGTGACGACCGACCTCGATATCGACCGCGACCCGCTTACGCTCTCGTTCTCGTTGCCGAAAGGCAGTTACGCGACGGTCGTGGCCCGTGAGTTCCTGAAGGCCGACCCTGACGATCTGTCGTGA
- a CDS encoding DUF2103 domain-containing protein, which produces MECRQCASSLERPGDYCLVCRSANTDTVVIDCERERATVTCLLDDEIVAQRTVTTSIETDDRWAPAERRNYAGRIADEVRRKRPEEVYATGERDIVRATRAELHYPFYRVEDDDPIEAVRRKRGDTALEVIEASFQEKLGGSHSTVIGGRDGRQVLQTVASHPHVKKLIPGPIDAGGSGSRTGVRAKVTRADDNGNVRLLIRDGSSVQENRVVTTAGDRELGEHVRDDLNEVLQEAELTE; this is translated from the coding sequence ATGGAGTGTCGGCAGTGCGCGTCGTCGCTGGAACGGCCGGGCGATTACTGCCTGGTCTGTCGCAGCGCCAACACCGACACCGTCGTCATCGACTGCGAGCGCGAGCGAGCGACCGTCACCTGCCTGCTCGACGACGAGATCGTCGCCCAGCGAACCGTCACGACCAGCATCGAAACCGACGACCGCTGGGCACCGGCCGAACGTCGCAACTACGCCGGCCGCATCGCCGACGAAGTCCGACGCAAACGGCCCGAGGAGGTCTACGCCACCGGCGAGCGCGACATCGTCCGCGCCACGCGCGCGGAACTTCACTATCCCTTCTACCGCGTCGAGGACGACGACCCCATCGAGGCCGTCCGCCGCAAGCGCGGTGACACCGCCCTCGAAGTCATCGAAGCCTCCTTTCAGGAGAAACTGGGCGGCAGCCACTCGACGGTCATCGGCGGCCGCGACGGCCGGCAGGTCCTCCAGACCGTCGCCAGTCATCCCCACGTCAAGAAACTGATTCCGGGCCCCATCGACGCCGGCGGCTCCGGTTCCCGCACGGGCGTCCGCGCGAAGGTGACCCGCGCCGACGACAACGGCAACGTCCGCCTGCTCATCCGTGACGGCTCCAGCGTCCAGGAGAACCGCGTCGTCACGACGGCCGGCGACCGCGAACTCGGCGAACACGTCCGCGACGACCTCAACGAGGTCCTTCAGGAAGCAGAACTCACCGAGTGA
- a CDS encoding DUF7559 family protein has protein sequence MPKTLEVSCTRDDCHLDMFELHYEYSMPDDTGVEAFSCPYCGESDGLEEIHV, from the coding sequence ATGCCAAAGACGCTGGAGGTTTCCTGTACTCGCGACGACTGTCACCTCGACATGTTCGAACTGCATTACGAGTATTCGATGCCCGACGATACCGGGGTAGAGGCGTTCAGTTGCCCCTACTGCGGGGAAAGCGACGGGCTCGAAGAGATTCACGTATGA
- a CDS encoding ATPase, T2SS/T4P/T4SS family, translating into MLDRLLDTAADCGCVPSVEADRLHVDSDDCAGEGRLAEEPACRGTVVEALEDRDVTAVRTRASGFERAYEDDAAALLVAAGRFAEAAAFHDADLAARARRDPLGAARVASGRGDPLARIAAETGLATFLGADYETALRPSVGPTVARSRVATRPPADATLTERYELDTGAVVRHYTGDDLSTYHLTPAEHRLDADATATLAAAYDRLAEGGVTGGQRAPGRAVRAVADTGQPVETLATALEKHTRGLGALEDCFADPEVTDAFVTAPVENNRIRVRRDGETMRTNVRLTTDGAAALASRFRRASGRAFSKASPTLAATVDAGGRRVRVAGVTDPVSDGVGFTFRAHDESAFRLADLVENGTLDPEGAALLSVAVERGAAVLLAGARGAGKTTLLGALLWELPPSVRTVVIEDTPELPVEELQSTGRDVQPLRVATGDGASIEPTDALRTALRLGDGALVVGEVRGEEAQVLYEAMRVGAADGAVLGTIHGGGGESVRERVVTDLGVPETAFADTDFVVTVEAYDDGDGRTRRLRAVEAVRRTANGVGFETVADDEGLCLADSPAIADLAAPNETAADVRADIESRANHLGE; encoded by the coding sequence ATGCTGGATAGACTGCTCGATACCGCGGCCGACTGCGGCTGTGTGCCGTCCGTCGAGGCCGACCGGCTCCACGTCGACAGCGACGACTGCGCGGGAGAGGGCCGGCTCGCCGAGGAACCGGCCTGTCGCGGGACCGTCGTCGAAGCGCTGGAGGACCGAGACGTGACGGCCGTCCGCACCCGCGCGTCGGGCTTCGAGCGCGCCTACGAGGACGACGCCGCGGCCCTGCTCGTTGCGGCGGGTCGCTTCGCCGAGGCCGCCGCCTTTCACGATGCGGACCTCGCGGCCCGCGCCCGGAGGGACCCGCTGGGTGCGGCCCGCGTCGCCTCGGGTCGGGGCGACCCGCTGGCGCGTATCGCCGCCGAAACCGGCCTCGCGACGTTTCTCGGCGCCGACTACGAGACGGCGCTCCGGCCGAGCGTCGGGCCGACGGTCGCCCGCTCCCGGGTGGCGACCCGACCGCCCGCGGACGCGACGCTGACCGAGCGCTACGAACTCGATACCGGTGCCGTCGTCCGGCACTATACCGGCGACGACCTCTCCACGTACCACCTTACGCCTGCGGAACACCGGCTGGACGCCGACGCGACGGCGACGCTGGCGGCAGCCTACGACCGTCTCGCCGAAGGGGGCGTCACCGGTGGCCAGCGGGCGCCGGGACGGGCCGTTCGCGCCGTCGCCGATACCGGCCAGCCAGTCGAAACGCTCGCGACAGCGCTCGAAAAGCACACGCGCGGCCTCGGCGCGCTGGAGGACTGTTTCGCCGACCCCGAGGTGACCGACGCCTTCGTCACCGCACCGGTCGAGAACAACCGCATTCGGGTCCGCCGGGACGGCGAGACGATGCGAACCAACGTCCGGTTGACAACCGACGGCGCCGCGGCGCTTGCCTCCCGGTTCCGGCGGGCCAGCGGCCGCGCGTTCTCGAAGGCCAGCCCCACGCTGGCTGCGACCGTCGACGCGGGCGGCCGCCGAGTGCGGGTCGCGGGCGTCACCGACCCCGTCAGCGACGGCGTCGGCTTCACGTTCCGCGCCCACGACGAGTCGGCGTTCCGGCTGGCCGACCTCGTCGAAAACGGGACGCTCGACCCCGAGGGGGCGGCCCTGCTATCGGTCGCCGTCGAGCGCGGCGCGGCCGTCCTGCTTGCGGGCGCCCGCGGCGCTGGCAAGACGACGCTGCTCGGCGCGCTGCTGTGGGAACTGCCGCCGTCGGTCAGGACCGTCGTCATCGAGGACACGCCCGAACTTCCCGTCGAGGAACTCCAGTCGACGGGCCGGGACGTCCAGCCGCTTCGTGTAGCGACCGGCGACGGGGCCTCCATCGAACCGACCGACGCCCTTCGGACGGCCCTCCGACTCGGCGACGGCGCACTCGTCGTCGGGGAGGTGCGCGGCGAGGAGGCACAGGTGCTCTACGAGGCGATGCGGGTCGGCGCCGCCGACGGCGCGGTCCTCGGGACGATTCACGGCGGTGGCGGCGAATCGGTCCGCGAGCGGGTCGTCACCGACCTCGGTGTGCCGGAAACCGCCTTCGCGGACACGGATTTCGTCGTCACGGTCGAAGCCTACGACGACGGCGACGGCCGGACGCGCCGGCTCCGAGCCGTCGAGGCCGTTCGTCGTACCGCCAACGGCGTCGGCTTCGAGACGGTAGCGGACGACGAAGGCCTTTGCCTCGCTGACAGTCCCGCCATTGCCGACCTCGCGGCGCCGAACGAGACGGCCGCCGATGTCCGGGCGGACATCGAGAGCCGAGCGAACCACCTCGGCGAATGA
- a CDS encoding Hsp20 family protein: MIREVGESIGRTVLEGIGRASSRVQERKYLPVDLLENDDAYLAVFDAPGASAGDVNVELVGRTLEIDIERFRGLHDGYDMRFPGRGLKLRGEVELPEDADVDAKAADATVTKNGTLEVLIPKDGEEKADEVESVEMAAEDDASDADA, translated from the coding sequence ATGATTCGGGAGGTGGGGGAATCCATCGGGCGGACGGTACTGGAGGGCATCGGCCGCGCCTCCAGTCGCGTCCAAGAGCGAAAGTACCTGCCCGTCGACCTGCTGGAAAACGACGACGCGTATCTCGCCGTCTTCGACGCCCCTGGCGCGAGCGCGGGCGACGTGAACGTCGAACTGGTCGGCCGCACGCTCGAAATCGATATCGAACGGTTCCGCGGCCTCCACGACGGCTACGATATGCGGTTCCCCGGCCGTGGCCTCAAACTGCGCGGCGAGGTCGAACTGCCCGAGGACGCCGATGTCGATGCCAAAGCCGCTGACGCGACGGTCACGAAGAACGGCACGCTCGAAGTGCTGATTCCGAAGGACGGCGAGGAGAAAGCCGATGAGGTCGAGTCCGTCGAAATGGCGGCCGAAGACGACGCGAGCGACGCTGACGCCTAA
- a CDS encoding DUF429 domain-containing protein, whose translation MVVRGIDFSGAAEPGEDIWITEGRLDGRTLELTACRSAAEAFETRGREAILSSLVDLLRSSTGTTGIDVSLGLPAALLPDGVAEWPDAVRWFAETFADADASEMREYLKERARASDESGVELKRQADTAVGANSPYGFITYYQTLHGIRDVLAPLVAEDAVRVPPMQSAGKRNVIETYPAGTLRRLRTVDTQYKESGEETVDRRAEILRVLKSDRGDIVLSLDEETREIALQSPGADALDSIVAAVATARAVRNDFATDYDYRDCEGYIYS comes from the coding sequence ATGGTCGTTCGGGGCATCGACTTCAGCGGCGCGGCCGAACCGGGCGAGGACATCTGGATTACCGAGGGTCGACTCGACGGCCGAACCCTCGAACTCACGGCCTGTCGGTCGGCCGCTGAGGCGTTCGAGACGCGGGGCCGCGAGGCGATTCTCTCGTCGCTTGTGGACCTGCTCCGGAGCAGCACCGGGACGACGGGTATTGACGTCTCCCTCGGACTGCCCGCAGCGTTGCTTCCCGACGGTGTGGCGGAGTGGCCGGATGCCGTCCGCTGGTTCGCCGAGACGTTCGCCGACGCAGACGCGTCCGAAATGCGCGAATATTTAAAAGAACGCGCCAGGGCGAGCGACGAATCCGGCGTCGAGTTGAAACGACAGGCCGACACGGCGGTCGGCGCGAACTCCCCGTACGGTTTCATCACCTACTACCAGACGCTCCACGGGATTCGGGACGTGCTCGCGCCGCTGGTCGCCGAGGATGCCGTCCGCGTCCCGCCGATGCAGTCGGCTGGAAAACGAAATGTCATCGAGACGTATCCGGCGGGCACGCTCCGTCGGCTCCGGACGGTCGACACCCAATATAAGGAAAGCGGCGAGGAGACGGTCGACCGCCGTGCGGAAATCCTGCGCGTACTGAAATCAGACCGCGGTGATATCGTACTTTCCCTCGACGAGGAGACACGAGAAATCGCCCTTCAGTCACCGGGGGCTGACGCCCTCGATAGCATTGTCGCTGCCGTCGCGACGGCGCGGGCGGTTCGGAACGACTTCGCCACGGACTACGACTACCGGGACTGTGAGGGATATATCTACTCTTAA
- a CDS encoding DUF7311 family protein: MIRVVLAVVLGTALVGASLPAAERAERDRNAALATDELNVLATDAERLAARNDPVDANASPATTTVTLRPPEPSFTDGGRFHVADGRLVWVPARGPNVSVRSEVPIRVDGSLRIESRTELRLSLSRTDGQAVVRVRRAGIQKESRDQPPYAG, from the coding sequence GTGATTCGCGTCGTATTGGCGGTCGTGCTCGGAACGGCTCTCGTGGGCGCCAGCCTGCCGGCCGCCGAGCGGGCCGAACGGGACCGCAACGCCGCGCTCGCGACGGACGAACTGAACGTGCTCGCGACCGACGCCGAGCGACTCGCGGCCCGAAACGACCCGGTCGACGCGAACGCTTCGCCGGCCACGACCACCGTCACACTCCGCCCACCGGAGCCGTCGTTCACGGACGGCGGGCGGTTTCACGTCGCCGACGGGCGATTAGTCTGGGTCCCCGCGCGCGGCCCGAACGTCTCCGTCCGAAGCGAGGTGCCGATTCGGGTCGACGGCTCCCTCCGCATCGAGAGTCGGACCGAACTCCGGTTGTCGCTGTCCCGAACCGACGGCCAGGCGGTCGTCCGCGTTCGGCGAGCGGGGATTCAAAAGGAAAGCCGCGACCAACCGCCCTATGCTGGATAG
- a CDS encoding NAD(P)/FAD-dependent oxidoreductase: MSPAPPAESMEVAVVGCGVVGATAAVELAEAGADVTVFEAGDVASGASGRAAGICYDAFADSLDAEIAAEALETFRERDAITDCPYVWLARAGDDRSAAAMAEHVPRMQKQGRDVEFIAPADLDARWPALRTDDIERAAIAHDAGFVDTGNYTRETAQFAVAAGADLRAETPARLDERGRVNGEAFDAVVVAAGAQTPRLVAAAGLPIPVKAYRVQAFLSAETPLSAAVPMCYDATGSYYLRPRGGGLFVGDGTVPEAADPTDWNRRADEWFVEECADYLQQAIGQTVPERRSWAGLCTATPDGDPLVGERAPGIYVATGFQGHGFMRGPAIGKRLARAVLGESASPAFDPNRFAPDEDFDIVEGMTLEE; the protein is encoded by the coding sequence ATGAGCCCCGCGCCGCCAGCCGAATCCATGGAGGTCGCCGTCGTCGGGTGTGGCGTCGTCGGGGCGACGGCCGCCGTCGAACTCGCCGAGGCGGGCGCCGATGTGACCGTTTTCGAGGCCGGCGATGTCGCCAGCGGGGCCAGCGGCCGCGCCGCCGGCATCTGCTATGACGCCTTCGCCGACAGTCTCGACGCCGAAATCGCCGCGGAAGCACTCGAAACCTTCCGCGAACGGGACGCCATCACCGACTGCCCGTACGTCTGGCTGGCCCGCGCAGGCGACGACCGCAGCGCCGCGGCGATGGCCGAACACGTCCCGCGAATGCAGAAACAGGGCCGCGACGTCGAGTTCATCGCCCCTGCGGACCTCGACGCGCGCTGGCCGGCACTCCGAACCGACGACATCGAGCGGGCGGCCATCGCCCACGACGCCGGATTCGTCGATACGGGCAACTACACCCGCGAGACGGCCCAGTTCGCGGTCGCCGCGGGCGCCGACCTCCGCGCGGAGACGCCCGCCCGGCTTGACGAACGCGGCCGCGTCAACGGCGAGGCCTTCGATGCCGTCGTCGTCGCCGCTGGCGCCCAAACCCCGCGACTGGTGGCGGCGGCCGGCCTGCCGATTCCGGTGAAAGCCTACCGCGTGCAGGCATTTCTCTCCGCGGAGACGCCGCTTTCGGCGGCGGTACCGATGTGCTACGATGCAACCGGGAGCTACTACCTCCGGCCGCGAGGGGGCGGCCTCTTCGTCGGCGACGGCACGGTCCCCGAGGCGGCGGACCCGACCGACTGGAACCGGCGCGCCGACGAATGGTTCGTCGAGGAGTGTGCCGACTACCTTCAGCAGGCAATCGGTCAGACTGTTCCCGAACGCCGGTCGTGGGCTGGTCTCTGTACCGCGACGCCGGACGGCGACCCGCTGGTCGGCGAGCGGGCGCCCGGCATCTACGTCGCGACCGGCTTCCAGGGCCACGGCTTCATGCGCGGCCCGGCTATCGGCAAACGGCTCGCAAGGGCGGTGCTGGGCGAGTCGGCATCGCCGGCGTTCGACCCCAACCGCTTTGCTCCCGACGAGGACTTCGATATCGTCGAGGGGATGACCCTCGAAGAATAG
- a CDS encoding UPF0175 family protein, with amino-acid sequence MSTTLTTRIPEDLAAEIERISEEEGLDKSAATRQLLAQAVAERRRKQAFERYEDGELSLGQLAEAADMSVRQALSELRERGIHFNYSEQSLHEDFDA; translated from the coding sequence ATGAGCACCACCCTCACGACACGGATTCCGGAGGACCTCGCGGCGGAAATCGAGCGTATCAGCGAGGAGGAGGGCCTCGACAAGAGCGCTGCTACCCGTCAGTTGCTTGCACAGGCAGTCGCCGAACGGCGGCGAAAACAGGCGTTCGAGCGTTACGAGGACGGTGAACTATCGCTCGGGCAACTGGCCGAGGCGGCGGATATGTCCGTCCGGCAGGCGCTTTCGGAACTCCGGGAACGCGGTATCCACTTCAACTACTCCGAACAGAGCCTTCACGAGGACTTCGATGCTTGA